Proteins encoded together in one Sinorhizobium meliloti window:
- the trxA gene encoding thioredoxin encodes MATVKVDTSNFQKEVLNSAEPVVVDFWAEWCGPCKMIAPSLEEIATELAGKVKVVKLNIDENPELAAQYGVRSIPTLAMFKGGEVADIKVGAAPKTALSSWISNAVA; translated from the coding sequence ATGGCTACTGTGAAAGTCGATACTTCCAATTTTCAGAAAGAAGTTCTGAACTCGGCCGAACCGGTCGTCGTCGACTTCTGGGCGGAATGGTGCGGCCCGTGCAAGATGATTGCGCCGAGCCTCGAAGAAATCGCAACCGAGCTTGCCGGCAAGGTCAAGGTCGTCAAGCTCAACATCGACGAAAACCCCGAACTCGCGGCGCAATACGGCGTCCGGTCGATCCCCACGCTCGCCATGTTCAAGGGCGGCGAAGTCGCCGACATCAAGGTCGGCGCCGCACCGAAGACGGCGCTTAGCTCCTGGATTTCGAA